The following proteins are co-located in the Carassius auratus strain Wakin chromosome 7, ASM336829v1, whole genome shotgun sequence genome:
- the LOC113105903 gene encoding calcium/calmodulin-dependent protein kinase II inhibitor 2-like — protein sequence MNTPSEVQQQEDMYGMAEMPNLIPPAGALQPSPVIPYELGQAGRTGPDLSAPRRLQRAPKLGQIGRSTRVVIDDEDLDDIINNNRSFPVSQRVSPVA from the exons ATGAATACACCTAGCGAAGTACAGCAGCAGGAGGACATGTACGGCATGGCAGAAATGCCCAACCTCATACCACCGGCAGGTGCATTACAACCCAGTCCAGTGATCCCGTACGAGCTCGGACAGGCGGGGAGAACCGGACCGGACCTGTCTGCCCCACGAAGACTGCAGCGAGCCCCCAAACTCGGACAGATCGGGCGGTCTACGAGAG TGGTTATTGATGATGAGGACTTGGATGATATCATAAACAATAACAGAAGCTTCCCGGTTTCTCAGAGAGTATCACCTGTTGCCTGA